The sequence GCGTCTGCTGTTCGGGAGAGTGGTCGAACTCCACAGGACGCGCGCCCCCGAAACGACGTGAGCGGGAACGTCTTGCTCCGGGGCGACCTCACCCGGATCCACGTTACAGTAGCTCCGAGAAGTCTGCATTTTTACGAGACACTCCCGTCAGTGACTCACGACTGAATCGGGGGCAACGTCAGTGTCTCCGCTCCCACGTCCGTCGGCATCCACCGCTTCGAGAGGGCCGGTTTCGTGATTTATCGACCGAGTATCAGTAAGGCTATTTCCGATAGTGGTCAATCGAAAACACGATGACGCCCTCCAGACGCCGATTTCTCGAACTGTCCGGACTCGCGCTCGCGGGAGTGGGCGGGAGTCCGGTCGCTGGCGGTCGAAAGGACTCCGGTCGCAAGGAGTCCGGTCGCGAGTCCGCGTTCGACTGGCCGATGGCACGGTACGACCCCGCCGGAACCGGTCACAACCCCGACGCGTCGGGACCGAAAACCGATGTCGAACTCGCGTGGAGCCACGGCGCGACGGACTGGTTTCTCGGAACCTCCTCGCCGATTCGTCGCGGAGAGACCGTCTATGCGGCGGGAAACGGACTCGTCGCGCTCGACGCTGAGACCGGAGCGCGGCAGTTCGGCCATCCCGGCCCGTACCAGTCGAGTCCGGCGCGCGTTCGCTCGTCGGTCTACACCACCGACACGCTCGCGGTGACCGCACCGTCCGGCGTCTTCGGACTGAACGCGGACGGCGGAGTCGAGGTTCCGGTACTGAATCTGTCCCTCGGCGTCGAGCGATGGGAAGGACCGCGGTCTCCCGGCGGCGGTTTCTTCGGAGCGAACGATTCGGTAACGCCCGTCGCGGCCGACGGCAGTATCTACACCGCGATTCCGGGGACGAACGCCATCGCGGCACTCGACCCCAACACCGGAGGAGTCCGTTGGCGCAGGACTCACCACGAAGACGACGCGGTGGGCGTCGATTTCAACAGACCGGCCGTGAAAGACGGCCTCGTCTTCCTCACGAACTGGCCGCGACAGGCGACAGCCTACCGGACCGACACCGGAGCGCGACGGTGGCAACGGGAACTCTCCGAGCAACTCCTCCTCCCGCCGGTGGCGACCGAGGAGGGCGTCGTCGTCCCGTCACGCAACACGGTCTGGTTGCTCGACGCCGACGACGGCACGACGTTGTGGAAACACGACCACGAGGGGAACGCGACCGACGGCGCACCGGCGGTCGCCGACGGCACCGTCTTTTTCTCCGACGAACAGGAGTCGCTGTACGCCCTCGACCTCGCGACGGGCGAGACGGTGTGGACGACGCCGTTCGACGGCCCGGCGTCGCCGGTCGTCGCCGACGACACGGTGTACGCCGTCCGGTCGGGCTTCGCCCTCCTCGCACTCGACGCCGCGTCGGGCGAGCAGCGTTTCGAGTACCGGCCGTCGCAGGTCCCGCTCTCGACGCCGGTGGTCGGCGACGGCGTCCTCTACGCCACCAATCGCAGACGAGTTATCGCGCTGGCGGCGGCCGCGTGACGACCGACCGGTGAGAGAGTCGGCCCCTCCTCGGCGGTGCCGCATTCGACTTCGACGGCCGATTCACGGCGGGGTGGACTGACCGACGCCGATAGGTTCAGTTCGGTAGCAGCCAATCGACGCTGGACGCGCAGGTGGCCGACCCGCTCGTCCCGCCGTCTTCGAGCGTCAGGCTGTGTTCCTGTTGTCGTTCGGTACACGTTCTGATGGTCGTGTGAACGTGGGTCCGGTCGTCGCCGAGGTCTTCGACGAGGTAGACCGTGACGTTGCCGGGCGTCCAGCCGTCGATGGTCGTCGTCACCTCCTCGCCCGGTTCGACGGTGATTCGCTCCGTGGGAATCCCGTCGTCGGCCAGCGTCACGTTCCGGAAGCCCTCCGGCCAGTAGAGTTGCGAGAGCGTCGCGAGCCGGCGCTCGCCCTCGCGGGTCGTGACCTCGAAGTTCATCAGTAACGCCGCCTGTCTGCTCTCGGCGGTGTAGGCGGTCACTCGGTACGTCGTGTCGTCTTCGTTCGTGACCGTCAGCGTCGGCGGTGCCTCGTACACGTCGCCCGCGACGACGGAGAGGCCGCCGAGGAGGACGAGGCAAGCGAGGAGGGCGGTCGTTCGTCGGGAGGCCATGGTACTACCAGTGTCGGCGTCACGGAAATAATCTCCTCGTTTCGGGCGTCCGACAGCTCCGGTGATATCGAATGTCGGTTCCTCGTCGGTCGTTCTCTCGTCGGCGTTCGACGGCCGCGAGGAGCGTCGATTGTAGCCGCGTCTCCTCGGCGTCGGCGTCTCGATTACGCCTTCGCTTCAGTACACGGTTCGGAGTCGGTCGCGCTCCCACGAGACCGCGCTGTCGGTGAACGCCTCCCAGTGGCTTCGCTTGACTTCGAGGTACGTTTCGAGGAGGTCGGCCCCCAGCGCCGCCCCGAGGACCGAGTCGGCTTCGAGCGCGTCGAGCGCCTGCCCGAGCGTCCGGGGGAGTCGCTCGATGCCTCGCTCGGCGCGCTCGCTCGACCGGAGGTTTCCGGGGTCGGCCGATACGGGTTCGGGCGGTTCGAGGTCGCGCTCGATGCCGTCCCTCCCGGCCGCGAGGAGACCGAGCAACGCCAGATAGGGGTTGGCGGTGTTGTCGGCCGCCCGGAACTCCAACCGGGTCGAAGCGCCGCCGTCGTCGGGTTTCGGCGCGGGAATCCGGACCAGCGCCTCGCGGTTGCCCCGGCCCCAGCAGACGAACGCGGCGGCCCCGATTTGGGGTCGCAGGCGGGCGTAGGAGTTGACCGTCGGGGCCGCGAGCGCGACCAGCGCGGGCGCGTGGTCGAGGATGCCTGCGACGAAGTGGCGGCCGGTGTCGCTCAGTCCGTCGCGGTCCGGGTCGTAGAAGGCGTTTTCGTCCGATTCGTCGTCTGCCGCGGCGGCGTCCCACAGCGAGAGGTGGACGTGACAACCGTTGGTCGAGTGGTCGAAGGGCTTGGGGAGGAACGTCGCGCGGTAGTCGTGGTCGCGCGCGACGCTCTCGACGGTCTCGCGCAGGAGGACGTGGTGGTCGGCCGCCCGGACGCCGGGTTCGTGGCCGGTGACGAGTTCGTGTTTCCCGGCGGCGTACTCGGGGTAGTACTTCTCGACCCCAACGTCTTGGGCTTTCAGTGCGTCCACCATCGCGAGCATCGTCTCGTGGGTCTCGCGCGTGCTGCCGGTGGCGTACGCGCCGCGCTCGTCCACCCTGATGGGGTCGCCCGCCTCGTCCTCGGCGAACAGGTGAAACTCGCTCTCGAAGGCGACCTCCGGGGCGAGTCCGTCGCTCCGGAACGACTCACAGAGCGCGCGAAGCGACGACCGCGGGTCCACCGACCACGGGTCGCCGTCGAGGGTCTCGACGTTGCAGAGCATCGCGCCAGCGCGCTCGGCGTAGGGGAGCGGGCGGAACGTCTCGGGGTCGGGGACGAGTCGGACTTCTCCGGCGGCGTCGAAGCGGCCGTCCTTGTCCCTGAGTCCGAGCGCGTTGTACGACTGGACGAGTTGCGAGAGCGTCACGCCGTCTTCGACGGCGGATTCGACTTTCGAGGAGTCGACCGAGTGAGCGCGGACCGCCCCGCTCTGGGTGACGAACAGTAGTCGCACGAGGTCTACGTTCGCGTCGCGGCACGACTCGGCGACCGACGAGTGTCCTGACATAGAGTCTCCTGTACTGCGGAAGTGTTTTAGGTAAGCCTAAAAAAATTTCGAAGCGGAGTCGTGCGACGAGAGTCCTCGGTCGGACCGACGCCACCTGCCTTTATATAGTTTAGGCTAGCCTAAATTATAAAAGCCGGAGAAGATGGAAATACTTTTCAATTTTTAGGTCGGCCTAAAAATCGTGACGCAAACGACGCGACCCGCTCGAAGTCGAACCGACAACGAACCGACCCGCGCCCGCCGAGGAGGCCTCCTCGCATGAGCGACGCCGCGCCCTCGAACGACCGACTCCTCGGCAAGCAGGCCGACCGGGAGTCGAACGCGCGGAGCTACCCCCGCTACCTCCCGATGGCGATTCGGGAGGCCCAAGGCGTCGAAGTGACCGACGCCGACGGGAACACCTACTACGACTGTCTCGGCGGGGCCGGAACGCTCCACCTCGGGCACAACCACCCCGTCGTGGTCGAGGCCATCGAGGAGGCCATGGCGGCCGACCGGCCGATGCACACCCTCGACATCACGACGCCGGTCAAGGAGGCGTTCGTGGACACGCTGTTCGACAGCCTGCCCGACGAGTTCGCCGACACCGCCAAGATTCAGTTCTGTAGCCCGGCGGGCACCGACGCGATAGAGGCCGCGCTCAAACTCACCAAGACCGCCACGGGCAACCGCTCGGTCCTCTCGTTCCGCGGGGGCTACCACGGGATGACCCACGGCTCGCTCGGGCTGATGGGCGACACCGACGCCAAGGAGGAGGTCCCCGGTACGATGGGGAACGTCCACCACCTGCCCTATCCCTACCCCTACCGCTGTCCCTTCGGCGTCGGCGACGAGGGCCACGAGGTCGGAAGCGAGTACGTCGAGCGACTGCTGGATGACCCCGAGCGCGGCTTCACCGACCCGGCCGCGATGGTCCTCGAACCCGTGCAGGGCGAGGGCGGCTCCATCGCGCCGCCCGCCGACTGGCTCCGGGAGATGCGCCGCATCACGCGCGAACACGACGTGCCGCTCGTCGTGGACGAGATTCAGTCCGGACTCGGCCGGACCGGCGACCTCTACGACTTCGAGCGCGCCGACATCACTCCCGACGTGGTGACGCTCTCGAAGGCGGTCGGCGGCGGACTCCCGCTGGCCGTGATGCTCTACGACGAGGAGTACGACGACTGGGAGTCGGGCGCGCACACCGGCACCTTCCGGGGCAACCAGTTGGCGATGGCCGCCGGGCGAGCCACCATCGAGTACATCGTCGAGGAGGACCTGCCGAGTCACGCCGAGGCGATGGGCGCGCGACTGCGCGACCACCTCGACGCCGCGGCCGACCGGTTCGATTCGGTCGGCGACGTTCGCGGCCGGGGCCTGATGCTCGGAGCCGAGATGGTCGATGCCGACGCCAACCCCGACGACCTCGGCGCGTACCCGCCCGACGCCGACCTCGCGGAGGCGATTCAGTCCGAGTGTTTCGACCGCGGCCTGATAGTCGAACGCGGCGGTCGAGAGGGCGCGACGGTCCGGTTCCTCCCGCCGCTGATTATCTCGAAAGAGCAAGTCGAGGAGGTCGGCCGCATCTTCCGCGAGTCGGTCGAGGCCGCCGTCGCCGAAGCGACCGCTCCATCGCCATGACGACGGCCGACGACCTGTTCCTCGGCACCGACGCGGGGAACGACGCCTACCGGAAGGCGGTCTCGCGGGCCAGCGAAGCGGTCGTAGAAGCGTTCGCCGACGAGGCGACGCCCTACTCCGGGGCGTCGCCGGGGAGTCACGACGACCGCTTCGCCGCGGTGGACCCACTCCCCGACGAGGGCCAGTCGCTCGCCGAGACCGTCGAGGAGGTCGGCGACAGAGTTCTCTCGGAGTCGGTCGGCGTCTCGGACCCCGAGTGCGTCGCCCACCTCCACTGTCCGCCGTTGGTACCGGCGCTGGCGGCCGAGACCGCAATCGCCGCGACGAACCAGTCGCTCGACTCGTGGGACCAGAGTCCGGCCGCGACTCACGTCGAGCGCCGGATGGTCGAACGCCTCTGCGAGTTGTTCGGCTACGGTCCCGGCGGCGACGGCGTGTTCACCAGCGGCGGCACCCAGTCGAACTTTCAGGCGCTCCTGTTGGCCCGCAACCGGTTCGCCCGCGAACGACTCGGCCGCCGCGTGAAAGAGAGTGGCCTGCCCCACCGCGCGAAGTCGATGCGACTCCTCTGCTCGGACGCGGCCCACTTCACCGCCGAGCAGGCCGCCGCCCACCTCGGACTGGGCGAGAACGCGGTCGTGACCGTCCCGACCGACGACGAGTACCGGATGGACCCCGAGGCGCTGGACGCGACGCTCGCGGACCTCCGGGAGCGCGACCGGGACCCCTTCGCGCTGGTCGGGACCGCGGGCACGACCGACTTCGGGAGCATCGACCCGCTCGACGCGCTCGCGGACCGCGCCGAGGCCCACGACTGCTGGTTCCACGTGGACGCGGCCTACGGCGGGGCGCTCGCGCTCTCCGAGACCCATCGCGGGAAACTGGCCGGAATCGAGCGCGCCGACTCGCTGGCGGTCGATTTCCACAAGCTGTTCTACCAGCCCATCAGTTGCGGGGCGCTCCTGCTCGGCGACGGCGACGACTTCGACCTGATTCGGCGGTCGGCGGCGTACCTCAACCCCGAGGAGGCCGACCTCGACGCGCCGAATCTGGTCTCGAAGTCGGTCCAGACGACCCGGCGCTTCGACGCGCTGAAACCCTACGTCACGTTCCGGACGCTCGGCCGGGAGCGACTCGCCGAACTGGTCGAATCGACGCTCGAACTCGCCGACGACGCGGCCGCCCTGCTGGCGGACGCGCCCGACTTCGAGTTGCTGAACGACCCGACGCTCAACGCGGTCGTCTTCCGGTACCGGCCGGAGGGCGGCCGCGCCGGAGGCGGTCGCGGAGACCCCCGCTCGGACGACGCCGAACGCGTCGGCCGACTCAACGCCGCGATTCGGGAGGCCCTGCTCCGGAACGGCGACGCCGTAGTCGGCCGGACCGAGGTCGATGGCCGGACCTGCCTCAAACTCACCCTGCTGAACCCGAAGACCACCGTCGAGGACGTGGCCGGGATACTCGACGCCGTGCGGAATCGCGCGCGAACCATCGAAGTTGCGGAGACGGCACTCCGACGATGACCGACGACACGCAGACGATGAACGCCACAGAAATCGCAGAATCGGCGACGTTGCACAGCTTCCTGAACTGCTACCTCCGCGAGACCGGCGACTACGAAGTCGTAGCCGCCGAGGAGGTCCCCGTCCCGGCGAACGGCCGCGAGCGGGTCGTCCGCGCGCCCCTGCCCGAGCAGGCGACGACGCTGTACGTCCCGCTCCGGTACCGGTCGCCCACGGACCGCCACCTGTTCGACCTACCGGGCTACTACCGGCACGGCGAAGGCGGACGAGCGGACGGGCGAGGAGACCGGACGCTCGAACTCGACTACCTGACGCTGGCGTCGCTCGCGACGAAGGAACTCGCGCTCTCGCGGGACGACACCGGGAACCGCGACGAACTCCTCCTGCGGGTCCTCAAGAGTTGCAAGAACGTCGCCCGGTTCGTAGACGCGCGACGGGACGACGAAGACCAACTCTACGGCTTCGACACGACGTTCCGGGAGGCCGAGCAGTCGCTCGTGTTCGGCCACCTCCTCCATCCGACGCCCAAGAGTCGCCAAGGCATCGCGCCCCACGAGTCGCCGACCTACGCCCCGGAGTTGGAGGGGTCCTTTTCGCTCCACTACTTCCGGGCCGACCCCGAGTTGGTCTGGGAGGACGCGGCGCTCGACGCGACCGCCGCGCTCGATGTGGCGGCCGACTCGGCGAGCGAGTGGGTGAAGGCGGCGCTCCGGGAGGACCCCGCGGTGGGTGAGTCGTTCGTCCGGCAACACGTCGAGAGCGACGACGTGCTGATTCCGGTCCACCCGTGGCAGGCCGACTACCTCCTCGAACAGGACGGCGTGCGCGAGCAGTTGGGCGACGGCCTCGAATCGCTCGGGCGGGTCGGCCGGGAGTTCCACCCGACGACCTCGGTCCGGACGCTGTACGCCCCCGACGCGCCGTTCATGGTCAAGGCGTCGCTCAACGTCGCAATCACCAACTCCGAGCGCACCAACAAGCGCCCGGAACTCGACCGAGGAGTCGCCATCGCAGAACTGCTGGACACGCAACTGGGCGACGACCTCCGCGAGCGGTTCCCCGACTTCGACGTGGTGCGAGACCCCGCCTCGCTGACGCTCGACGTGGGCGAGGGGGCCGACGGCGAGTCCGAATCGGGCTTCGAGGTCGTCCTGCGCGAGAACGTCTTCCGGGGCGCGGACGCCGAGAACGCGGGGCCAGTGGTCGCGCTCTGTCAGGACCGAATCGAGGGCGACGGCTCGCGGCTCGGTACCGTGGTCGAGACCATCGCCGAGCGCGAGGGTCGTTCGACCGAGGAGGTCAGCCGCGAGTGGTTCCGCCGGTACCTCGAAATCTCGCTCCGGCCGATTCTGTGGCTCTACCTCGAACGCGGACTGGGCGTCGAGGCCCACCAGCAGAACGGCGTCCTCGCGCTGGACGAGGGGTACCCCGACCGGTTCTACTACCGGGACAATCAGGGCTACTACTTCCCCGAATCGAAGTACGACGAGTTGGACGACCTCCTGCCGGGCGTCGGCGAGCGCGCGGACACCATCTGTCCGGACGCGGTGGCCGACGAGCGCATCCGGTACTACGTCGTGCTGAACAACGTCTTCGGCGTCGTCAACGTCTTCGGGACCGCGGGACTGGTGGACGAGCGCGACCTCCTCGCTATTCTGCGCGAGGAGCTAGAACGCTGTCGGGAGTTCGACCGCGACTCGTCGTCGCTGTTAGACGGCTTGCTGGAAGACGAGACCCTGCCGTGCAAGGCGAACCTCCTCACGCGGTTCCACGACATGGACGAACTGGTCGGGTCGCTGGAGAACCAGTCGGTGTACGCCGACGTGGACAACCCCATCGTGACCGCGGTCGAAGCGGCGGGCGAGAGCGACGCGGACACCGCCGACGAGACCGACGCCGAGGGCGAACCGGAGGTGCCCCCGCGATGACCGGTCCCGGCGGCGTCGTCGCCGCGCCCTACGATTTCCAGACGTACGACGACGACATCGAGAAGACCGTCTCGTTCCGGCGGGCCGAGATGGACGACTTGGGGATGCTCCACGCGTGGCTCAACGAGGACCACGTCCTACCCTACTGGCAGTTGGACGACCCCCTGCCCGAGTTCCGGGAGACGCTGGCCGAGAAGTTGGCCGACGACCACATGACGCCGTACGTGGGGCTCCTCGACCACGTGCCGACGAGCTACTGGGAGTGCTACTGGGCGGCCGACGATCCCATCGCCCAATACTACGACGCCGACCCCGCCGACCAAGGCGTCCACCTGCTCATCGGGCCGCCGGAGTACGTCGGGGAGGGCTACGCCGAACCGCTCCTGCGGGCCGCGACCCGGATGCAGTTCCGCCACGGCGAGACCGACCGCATCGTCACCGAACCCGACGTTCGCAACGAAATCGTCCACCACGTCTTCGAACAGTGCGGCTTCGAGGCCCGCCGCGAGATAGAGATGAACGAGAAGACCGCCCTGCTGATGGTCTGCGAGCGCGAGCGGTTCGAGCGGGAGGTGGTGGCGTGAGCGACCCCGACCCGACCCCGACGAGCGACGCCGACGCTGGCGAGATTTACGACGTGGTGGGCGTCGGTCTCGGGCCGTTCAACCTCGGACTCGCGGCGCTGTTGGACGGCGCGGGCGACCGCACGGCCGCCAACGCGGGCGACGGTTCGGCCGCCGACGCGAGCGACGATACGGACGCCGACG is a genomic window of Halorussus salinus containing:
- the glnA2 gene encoding gamma-glutamylputrescine synthetase — its product is MSGHSSVAESCRDANVDLVRLLFVTQSGAVRAHSVDSSKVESAVEDGVTLSQLVQSYNALGLRDKDGRFDAAGEVRLVPDPETFRPLPYAERAGAMLCNVETLDGDPWSVDPRSSLRALCESFRSDGLAPEVAFESEFHLFAEDEAGDPIRVDERGAYATGSTRETHETMLAMVDALKAQDVGVEKYYPEYAAGKHELVTGHEPGVRAADHHVLLRETVESVARDHDYRATFLPKPFDHSTNGCHVHLSLWDAAAADDESDENAFYDPDRDGLSDTGRHFVAGILDHAPALVALAAPTVNSYARLRPQIGAAAFVCWGRGNREALVRIPAPKPDDGGASTRLEFRAADNTANPYLALLGLLAAGRDGIERDLEPPEPVSADPGNLRSSERAERGIERLPRTLGQALDALEADSVLGAALGADLLETYLEVKRSHWEAFTDSAVSWERDRLRTVY
- a CDS encoding PQQ-binding-like beta-propeller repeat protein → MTPSRRRFLELSGLALAGVGGSPVAGGRKDSGRKESGRESAFDWPMARYDPAGTGHNPDASGPKTDVELAWSHGATDWFLGTSSPIRRGETVYAAGNGLVALDAETGARQFGHPGPYQSSPARVRSSVYTTDTLAVTAPSGVFGLNADGGVEVPVLNLSLGVERWEGPRSPGGGFFGANDSVTPVAADGSIYTAIPGTNAIAALDPNTGGVRWRRTHHEDDAVGVDFNRPAVKDGLVFLTNWPRQATAYRTDTGARRWQRELSEQLLLPPVATEEGVVVPSRNTVWLLDADDGTTLWKHDHEGNATDGAPAVADGTVFFSDEQESLYALDLATGETVWTTPFDGPASPVVADDTVYAVRSGFALLALDAASGEQRFEYRPSQVPLSTPVVGDGVLYATNRRRVIALAAAA
- a CDS encoding GNAT family N-acetyltransferase, giving the protein MTGPGGVVAAPYDFQTYDDDIEKTVSFRRAEMDDLGMLHAWLNEDHVLPYWQLDDPLPEFRETLAEKLADDHMTPYVGLLDHVPTSYWECYWAADDPIAQYYDADPADQGVHLLIGPPEYVGEGYAEPLLRAATRMQFRHGETDRIVTEPDVRNEIVHHVFEQCGFEARREIEMNEKTALLMVCERERFEREVVA
- a CDS encoding IucA/IucC family protein, with the protein product MNATEIAESATLHSFLNCYLRETGDYEVVAAEEVPVPANGRERVVRAPLPEQATTLYVPLRYRSPTDRHLFDLPGYYRHGEGGRADGRGDRTLELDYLTLASLATKELALSRDDTGNRDELLLRVLKSCKNVARFVDARRDDEDQLYGFDTTFREAEQSLVFGHLLHPTPKSRQGIAPHESPTYAPELEGSFSLHYFRADPELVWEDAALDATAALDVAADSASEWVKAALREDPAVGESFVRQHVESDDVLIPVHPWQADYLLEQDGVREQLGDGLESLGRVGREFHPTTSVRTLYAPDAPFMVKASLNVAITNSERTNKRPELDRGVAIAELLDTQLGDDLRERFPDFDVVRDPASLTLDVGEGADGESESGFEVVLRENVFRGADAENAGPVVALCQDRIEGDGSRLGTVVETIAEREGRSTEEVSREWFRRYLEISLRPILWLYLERGLGVEAHQQNGVLALDEGYPDRFYYRDNQGYYFPESKYDELDDLLPGVGERADTICPDAVADERIRYYVVLNNVFGVVNVFGTAGLVDERDLLAILREELERCREFDRDSSSLLDGLLEDETLPCKANLLTRFHDMDELVGSLENQSVYADVDNPIVTAVEAAGESDADTADETDAEGEPEVPPR
- a CDS encoding diaminobutyrate--2-oxoglutarate transaminase, producing MSDAAPSNDRLLGKQADRESNARSYPRYLPMAIREAQGVEVTDADGNTYYDCLGGAGTLHLGHNHPVVVEAIEEAMAADRPMHTLDITTPVKEAFVDTLFDSLPDEFADTAKIQFCSPAGTDAIEAALKLTKTATGNRSVLSFRGGYHGMTHGSLGLMGDTDAKEEVPGTMGNVHHLPYPYPYRCPFGVGDEGHEVGSEYVERLLDDPERGFTDPAAMVLEPVQGEGGSIAPPADWLREMRRITREHDVPLVVDEIQSGLGRTGDLYDFERADITPDVVTLSKAVGGGLPLAVMLYDEEYDDWESGAHTGTFRGNQLAMAAGRATIEYIVEEDLPSHAEAMGARLRDHLDAAADRFDSVGDVRGRGLMLGAEMVDADANPDDLGAYPPDADLAEAIQSECFDRGLIVERGGREGATVRFLPPLIISKEQVEEVGRIFRESVEAAVAEATAPSP
- a CDS encoding pyridoxal phosphate-dependent decarboxylase family protein; the encoded protein is MTTADDLFLGTDAGNDAYRKAVSRASEAVVEAFADEATPYSGASPGSHDDRFAAVDPLPDEGQSLAETVEEVGDRVLSESVGVSDPECVAHLHCPPLVPALAAETAIAATNQSLDSWDQSPAATHVERRMVERLCELFGYGPGGDGVFTSGGTQSNFQALLLARNRFARERLGRRVKESGLPHRAKSMRLLCSDAAHFTAEQAAAHLGLGENAVVTVPTDDEYRMDPEALDATLADLRERDRDPFALVGTAGTTDFGSIDPLDALADRAEAHDCWFHVDAAYGGALALSETHRGKLAGIERADSLAVDFHKLFYQPISCGALLLGDGDDFDLIRRSAAYLNPEEADLDAPNLVSKSVQTTRRFDALKPYVTFRTLGRERLAELVESTLELADDAAALLADAPDFELLNDPTLNAVVFRYRPEGGRAGGGRGDPRSDDAERVGRLNAAIREALLRNGDAVVGRTEVDGRTCLKLTLLNPKTTVEDVAGILDAVRNRARTIEVAETALRR